A single genomic interval of Homo sapiens chromosome 7, GRCh38.p14 Primary Assembly harbors:
- the C7orf57 gene encoding uncharacterized protein C7orf57 isoform X4, with the protein MRNTSKELQGATHRYAPCDWYYHVPVKRSEKAVDAPPASQIPGLSNLGDSHSENLPGTRRYWIKETDSEYVKLAKQGGRPDLLKHFAPGTRKGSPVAYSLPDWYIHHSKPPTASQQEVRAVSMPDYMVHEEFNPDQANGSYASRRGPFDFDMKTVWQREAEELEKEKKKLRLPAIDSKYLSKAGTPLGPKNPAGSRLSFPPVNGYKDEWLQQQQRADSDKRTPKTSRASVLSQSPRDLEGPQDAARLQDAEASEGPEDTPGPEESVSASTPAELK; encoded by the exons ATTGGTATTACCACGTCCCAGTGAAGCGCTCTGAGAAGGCCGTGGATGCCCCACCAGCGTCCCAGATCCCAggtctcagcaatttgggagactcaCACAGCGAGAACCTGCCTGGGACTCGGAGATACTGGATAAAAGAAACAGATTCGGAATATGTGAAGCTCGCGAAACAAGGTGGCAGGCCCG atttgTTGAAGCACTTTGCCCCTGGAACCAGGAAAGGCTCTCCAGTGGCCTACTCCCTGCCAGACTGGTATATCCACCACAGCAAGCCACCGACAGCCAGCCAGCAAGA AGTGCGGGCTGTCTCCATGCCGGATTACATGGTTCATGAAGAATTTAACCCCGATCAAGCCAATGGTAGCTATGCATCCAGAAGAGGGCCCTTCGACTTCGAcatgaaaacagtttggcaaagAGAGGCTGAGGAacttgaaaaggagaaaaaaaag CTGAGGCTACCGGCCATTGACTCAAAGTATCTGAGCAAAGCAGGCACCCCACTTGGCCCTAAGAATCCTGCAGGAAGTAGACTCTCCTTCCCCCCCGT CAATGGTTATAAGGATGAGTggttgcagcagcagcagcgagcTGACTCAGACAAGAGGACCCCGAAGACCTCCAGGGCATCAGTGTTATCTCAGTCCCCACGAGACCTGGAAGGTCCCCAGGATGCAGCCAGGCTCCAGGATGCAGAGGCTTCTGAAGGTCCTGAGGACACCCCAG GCCCAGAAGAATCTGTATCTGCATCAACACCAGCAGAGCTCAAATAA
- the C7orf57 gene encoding uncharacterized protein C7orf57 isoform X2, translated as MRNTSKELQGATHRYAPCDWYYHVPVKRSEKAVDAPPASQIPGLSNLGDSHSENLPGTRRYWIKETDSEYVKLAKQGGRPDLLKHFAPGTRKGSPVAYSLPDWYIHHSKPPTASQQEVRAVSMPDYMVHEEFNPDQANGSYASRRGPFDFDMKTVWQREAEELEKEKKKLRLPAIDSKYLSKAGTPLGPKNPAGSRLSFPPVPGQKNSSPTNFSKLISNGYKDEWLQQQQRADSDKRTPKTSRASVLSQSPRDLEGPQDAARLQDAEASEGPEDTPGPEESVSASTPAELK; from the exons ATTGGTATTACCACGTCCCAGTGAAGCGCTCTGAGAAGGCCGTGGATGCCCCACCAGCGTCCCAGATCCCAggtctcagcaatttgggagactcaCACAGCGAGAACCTGCCTGGGACTCGGAGATACTGGATAAAAGAAACAGATTCGGAATATGTGAAGCTCGCGAAACAAGGTGGCAGGCCCG atttgTTGAAGCACTTTGCCCCTGGAACCAGGAAAGGCTCTCCAGTGGCCTACTCCCTGCCAGACTGGTATATCCACCACAGCAAGCCACCGACAGCCAGCCAGCAAGA AGTGCGGGCTGTCTCCATGCCGGATTACATGGTTCATGAAGAATTTAACCCCGATCAAGCCAATGGTAGCTATGCATCCAGAAGAGGGCCCTTCGACTTCGAcatgaaaacagtttggcaaagAGAGGCTGAGGAacttgaaaaggagaaaaaaaag CTGAGGCTACCGGCCATTGACTCAAAGTATCTGAGCAAAGCAGGCACCCCACTTGGCCCTAAGAATCCTGCAGGAAGTAGACTCTCCTTCCCCCCCGT GCCTGGTCAAAAAAACAGTTCACCTACCAATTTTTCCAAACTCATTAGCAATGGTTATAAGGATGAGTggttgcagcagcagcagcgagcTGACTCAGACAAGAGGACCCCGAAGACCTCCAGGGCATCAGTGTTATCTCAGTCCCCACGAGACCTGGAAGGTCCCCAGGATGCAGCCAGGCTCCAGGATGCAGAGGCTTCTGAAGGTCCTGAGGACACCCCAG GCCCAGAAGAATCTGTATCTGCATCAACACCAGCAGAGCTCAAATAA
- the C7orf57 gene encoding uncharacterized protein C7orf57 isoform X1 — MRNTSKELQGATHRYAPCDWYYHVPVKRSEKAVDAPPASQIPGLSNLGDSHSENLPGTRRYWIKETDSEYVKLAKQGGRPDLLKHFAPGTRKGSPVAYSLPDWYIHHSKPPTASQQEVRAVSMPDYMVHEEFNPDQANGSYASRRGPFDFDMKTVWQREAEELEKEKKKLRLPAIDSKYLSKAGTPLGPKNPAGSRLSFPPVPGQKNSSPTNFSKLISNGYKDEWLQQQQRADSDKRTPKTSRASVLSQSPRDLEGPQDAARLQDAEASEGPEDTPESSQSPEESVSASTPAELK; from the exons ATTGGTATTACCACGTCCCAGTGAAGCGCTCTGAGAAGGCCGTGGATGCCCCACCAGCGTCCCAGATCCCAggtctcagcaatttgggagactcaCACAGCGAGAACCTGCCTGGGACTCGGAGATACTGGATAAAAGAAACAGATTCGGAATATGTGAAGCTCGCGAAACAAGGTGGCAGGCCCG atttgTTGAAGCACTTTGCCCCTGGAACCAGGAAAGGCTCTCCAGTGGCCTACTCCCTGCCAGACTGGTATATCCACCACAGCAAGCCACCGACAGCCAGCCAGCAAGA AGTGCGGGCTGTCTCCATGCCGGATTACATGGTTCATGAAGAATTTAACCCCGATCAAGCCAATGGTAGCTATGCATCCAGAAGAGGGCCCTTCGACTTCGAcatgaaaacagtttggcaaagAGAGGCTGAGGAacttgaaaaggagaaaaaaaag CTGAGGCTACCGGCCATTGACTCAAAGTATCTGAGCAAAGCAGGCACCCCACTTGGCCCTAAGAATCCTGCAGGAAGTAGACTCTCCTTCCCCCCCGT GCCTGGTCAAAAAAACAGTTCACCTACCAATTTTTCCAAACTCATTAGCAATGGTTATAAGGATGAGTggttgcagcagcagcagcgagcTGACTCAGACAAGAGGACCCCGAAGACCTCCAGGGCATCAGTGTTATCTCAGTCCCCACGAGACCTGGAAGGTCCCCAGGATGCAGCCAGGCTCCAGGATGCAGAGGCTTCTGAAGGTCCTGAGGACACCCCAG AGTCTTCTCAAA GCCCAGAAGAATCTGTATCTGCATCAACACCAGCAGAGCTCAAATAA
- the C7orf57 gene encoding uncharacterized protein C7orf57 isoform X3 translates to MRNTSKELQGATHRYAPCDWYYHVPVKRSEKAVDAPPASQIPGLSNLGDSHSENLPGTRRYWIKETDSEYVKLAKQGGRPDLLKHFAPGTRKGSPVAYSLPDWYIHHSKPPTASQQEVRAVSMPDYMVHEEFNPDQANGSYASRRGPFDFDMKTVWQREAEELEKEKKKLRLPAIDSKYLSKAGTPLGPKNPAGSRLSFPPVNGYKDEWLQQQQRADSDKRTPKTSRASVLSQSPRDLEGPQDAARLQDAEASEGPEDTPESSQSPEESVSASTPAELK, encoded by the exons ATTGGTATTACCACGTCCCAGTGAAGCGCTCTGAGAAGGCCGTGGATGCCCCACCAGCGTCCCAGATCCCAggtctcagcaatttgggagactcaCACAGCGAGAACCTGCCTGGGACTCGGAGATACTGGATAAAAGAAACAGATTCGGAATATGTGAAGCTCGCGAAACAAGGTGGCAGGCCCG atttgTTGAAGCACTTTGCCCCTGGAACCAGGAAAGGCTCTCCAGTGGCCTACTCCCTGCCAGACTGGTATATCCACCACAGCAAGCCACCGACAGCCAGCCAGCAAGA AGTGCGGGCTGTCTCCATGCCGGATTACATGGTTCATGAAGAATTTAACCCCGATCAAGCCAATGGTAGCTATGCATCCAGAAGAGGGCCCTTCGACTTCGAcatgaaaacagtttggcaaagAGAGGCTGAGGAacttgaaaaggagaaaaaaaag CTGAGGCTACCGGCCATTGACTCAAAGTATCTGAGCAAAGCAGGCACCCCACTTGGCCCTAAGAATCCTGCAGGAAGTAGACTCTCCTTCCCCCCCGT CAATGGTTATAAGGATGAGTggttgcagcagcagcagcgagcTGACTCAGACAAGAGGACCCCGAAGACCTCCAGGGCATCAGTGTTATCTCAGTCCCCACGAGACCTGGAAGGTCCCCAGGATGCAGCCAGGCTCCAGGATGCAGAGGCTTCTGAAGGTCCTGAGGACACCCCAG AGTCTTCTCAAA GCCCAGAAGAATCTGTATCTGCATCAACACCAGCAGAGCTCAAATAA
- the C7orf57 gene encoding uncharacterized protein C7orf57 isoform 2 (isoform 2 is encoded by transcript variant 2), whose translation MPDYMVHEEFNPDQANGSYASRRGPFDFDMKTVWQREAEELEKEKKKLRLPAIDSKYLSKAGTPLGPKNPAGSRLSFPPVNGYKDEWLQQQQRADSDKRTPKTSRASVLSQSPRDLEGPQDAARLQDAEASEGPEDTPESSQSPEESVSASTPAELK comes from the exons ATGCCGGATTACATGGTTCATGAAGAATTTAACCCCGATCAAGCCAATGGTAGCTATGCATCCAGAAGAGGGCCCTTCGACTTCGAcatgaaaacagtttggcaaagAGAGGCTGAGGAacttgaaaaggagaaaaaaaag CTGAGGCTACCGGCCATTGACTCAAAGTATCTGAGCAAAGCAGGCACCCCACTTGGCCCTAAGAATCCTGCAGGAAGTAGACTCTCCTTCCCCCCCGT CAATGGTTATAAGGATGAGTggttgcagcagcagcagcgagcTGACTCAGACAAGAGGACCCCGAAGACCTCCAGGGCATCAGTGTTATCTCAGTCCCCACGAGACCTGGAAGGTCCCCAGGATGCAGCCAGGCTCCAGGATGCAGAGGCTTCTGAAGGTCCTGAGGACACCCCAG AGTCTTCTCAAA GCCCAGAAGAATCTGTATCTGCATCAACACCAGCAGAGCTCAAATAA
- the C7orf57 gene encoding uncharacterized protein C7orf57 isoform X5, whose translation MPDYMVHEEFNPDQANGSYASRRGPFDFDMKTVWQREAEELEKEKKKLRLPAIDSKYLSKAGTPLGPKNPAGSRLSFPPVPGQKNSSPTNFSKLISNGYKDEWLQQQQRADSDKRTPKTSRASVLSQSPRDLEGPQDAARLQDAEASEGPEDTPESSQSPEESVSASTPAELK comes from the exons ATGCCGGATTACATGGTTCATGAAGAATTTAACCCCGATCAAGCCAATGGTAGCTATGCATCCAGAAGAGGGCCCTTCGACTTCGAcatgaaaacagtttggcaaagAGAGGCTGAGGAacttgaaaaggagaaaaaaaag CTGAGGCTACCGGCCATTGACTCAAAGTATCTGAGCAAAGCAGGCACCCCACTTGGCCCTAAGAATCCTGCAGGAAGTAGACTCTCCTTCCCCCCCGT GCCTGGTCAAAAAAACAGTTCACCTACCAATTTTTCCAAACTCATTAGCAATGGTTATAAGGATGAGTggttgcagcagcagcagcgagcTGACTCAGACAAGAGGACCCCGAAGACCTCCAGGGCATCAGTGTTATCTCAGTCCCCACGAGACCTGGAAGGTCCCCAGGATGCAGCCAGGCTCCAGGATGCAGAGGCTTCTGAAGGTCCTGAGGACACCCCAG AGTCTTCTCAAA GCCCAGAAGAATCTGTATCTGCATCAACACCAGCAGAGCTCAAATAA
- the C7orf57 gene encoding uncharacterized protein C7orf57 isoform 3 (isoform 3 is encoded by transcript variant 3) yields the protein MPDYMVHEEFNPDQANGSYASRRGPFDFDMKTVWQREAEELEKEKKKLRLPAIDSKYLSKAGTPLGPKNPAGSRLSFPPVNGYKDEWLQQQQRADSDKRTPKTSRASVLSQSPRDLEGPQDAARLQDAEASEGPEDTPGPEESVSASTPAELK from the exons ATGCCGGATTACATGGTTCATGAAGAATTTAACCCCGATCAAGCCAATGGTAGCTATGCATCCAGAAGAGGGCCCTTCGACTTCGAcatgaaaacagtttggcaaagAGAGGCTGAGGAacttgaaaaggagaaaaaaaag CTGAGGCTACCGGCCATTGACTCAAAGTATCTGAGCAAAGCAGGCACCCCACTTGGCCCTAAGAATCCTGCAGGAAGTAGACTCTCCTTCCCCCCCGT CAATGGTTATAAGGATGAGTggttgcagcagcagcagcgagcTGACTCAGACAAGAGGACCCCGAAGACCTCCAGGGCATCAGTGTTATCTCAGTCCCCACGAGACCTGGAAGGTCCCCAGGATGCAGCCAGGCTCCAGGATGCAGAGGCTTCTGAAGGTCCTGAGGACACCCCAG GCCCAGAAGAATCTGTATCTGCATCAACACCAGCAGAGCTCAAATAA